One genomic window of Scatophagus argus isolate fScaArg1 chromosome 16, fScaArg1.pri, whole genome shotgun sequence includes the following:
- the trap1 gene encoding heat shock protein 75 kDa, mitochondrial: MSRCLALARFALASSQRANSRLMSCARGLSSRTVSRSVTGDLQVGQQQRWSSRPTVWSSQRPCLGFSQQSYYSTQEAEKEPEEEPLHNIISDTESVQGSLSKHEFQAETKKLLDIVARSLYSEKEVFIRELISNGSDALEKLRHKLITAGGETAQMEIHLQTDGAKGTFTIQDTGVGMNQEELVANLGTIARSGSKAFLDALQNQAEASSTIIGQFGVGFYSAFMVSDRVDVYSRSAEPGAPGYKWSSDGSGVFEIAEATGVQQGTKIVLHLKDDCKEFSSEDRVKEVVTKYSNFVSFPIFLNGRRLNTLQALWMMEPKEISDWQHEEFYRYVAQSYDKPRYTLHYRADAPLNIRSIFYVPDAKPSMFDVSREMGSSVALYSRKVLIQTKATDILPKWLRFLRGVVDSEDIPLNLSRELLQESVLIRKLRDVLQQRVIRFLLDQSKKDPEKYSKFFEDYGLFMREGIVTTQEQDVKEDIAKLLRFESSALPVGQQTSLMEYASRMKAGTRNIYYLCAPNRHLAEHSPYYEAMKQKDMEVLFCYEQFDELTLLHLREFDKKKLISVETDIVVDHYKEEKFEDSKPASERLTQEQADDLISWMKNALGPRVANIKLTPRLDTHPAMITVLEMGAARHFLRTQQLARTAEERAQILQPTLEINAGHDLIKKLQALKDSNSELAGLLLEQIYDNAMIAAGLNDDPRPMISRLNDLLTKALEKH, translated from the exons ATGTCCCGTTGTCTTGCGCTGGCTCGGTTCGCTCTCGCTTCCTCTCAGCGGGCCAACTCACGGCTGATGTCATGTGCACGAGGACTGAGCAGCCGGACTGTCTCGCGCTCCGTCACTGGGG ACTTGCAGGTTgggcagcagcagaggtggagCAGCCGGCCCACGGTGTGGAGCTCCCAGCGGCCGTGCCTCGGCTTCAGCCAGCAGTCTTACTACAGCACCCAGGAGGCGGAGAAAGAACCTGAAGAGGAGCCTCTGCACAACATCATCAGTGACACAGAGTCTGTGCAAG GTAGTTTGTCCAAGCATGAATTCCAGGCTGAGACAAAGAAACTGCTGGACATTGTTGCGAGGTCCTTGTACTCAGAGAAAGAG GTGTTCATCAGGGAGCTGATCTCCAACGGCAGTGACGCTCTGGAAAAACTGCGTCACAAACTGATCACAGCAGGTGGGGAAACGGCTCAGATGGAGATCCACCTGCAGACTGATGGCGCCAAGGGCACCTTCACCATTCAG GACACAGGGGTCGGGATGAACCAGGAGGAGCTGGTGGCCAACCTGGGGACTATCGCCCGCTCCGGTTCAAAG GCGTTTCTGGACGCCCTGCAGAACCAGGCGGAGGCCAGCAGTACAATCATTGGTCAGTTCGGGGTGGGATTCTACTCCGCCTTTATGGTTTCCGACCGTGTCGACGTCTACTCCCGCTCCGCTGAGCCCGGCGCACCCGGATACAAGTGGTCCTCAGACgg CTCCGGCGTGTTCGAGATCGCCGAAGCCACCGGCGTTCAGCAGGGAACAAAGATCGTGTTGCACCTCAAGGACGACTGCAAAGAATTTTCCTCTGAGGACAGAGTTAAAG AGGTTGTAACGAAGTACAGCAACTTCGTCAGCTTCCCCATCTTCCTGAACGGACGGAGGCTCAACACTCTGCAG GCCTTGTGGATGATGGAGCCTAAGGAGATCAGTGACTGGCAGCACGAAGAGTTTTACCGCTACGTCGCCCAGTCCTACGACAAGCCCCGCTACACGCTTCACTACCGCGCCGACGCCCCGCTCAACATCCGAAGCATCTTTTACGTCCCTGACGCG AAGCCGAGCATGTTCGATGTGAGCAGGGAGATGGGCTCCAGCGTGGCTCTGTACAGCAGGAAGGTCCTGATCCAGACCAAAGCGACTGACATTCTGCCCAAGTGGCTGCGCTTCCTTCGAG gtgtggtGGACAGCGAGGACATCCCATTGAATctgagcagagagctgctgcaggagagcGTCCTCATCAG GAAGCTCCGTGACGTTTTGCAGCAGAGGGTGATCCGCTTCCTGCTGGACCAGAGCAAGAAGGACCCCGAGAAGTACAGCAAGTTCTTTGAGGACTACGGCCTCTTCATGAGGGAGGGCATCGTCACCACCCAGGAACAAGATGTCAAG GAGGATATTGCAAAGCTGCTGAGGTTCGAGTCCTCTGCTCTGCCGGTTGGCCAGCAGACCAGCCTGATGGAGTACGCCTCCCGCATGAAGGCCGGAACACGCAACATCTACTACCTGTGCGCCCCCAATCGCCATCTGGCAGAGCACTCCCCCTACTATGAGGccatgaaacagaaagacatgGAG GTGCTGTTCTGCTACGAGCAGTTCGATGAGCTCACCCTGCTCCACCTCCGTGAGTTTGACAAGAAGAAGCTGATCTCAGTTGAGACCGACATCGTGGTGGATCACTACAAGGAGGAGAAGTTTGAAGACAGCAAGCCCG cctcGGAGCGTCTGACACAGGAGCAGGCCGACGACCTTATATCCTGGATGAAGAATGCTTTGGGCCCCCGAGTCGCCAACATTAAG CTGACTCCTCGGCTGGACACCCACCCAGCTATGATCACAGTGCTGGAGATGGGTGCTGCACGCCACTTCCTGCGCACCCAGCAGCTGGCCCGCACCGCTGAGGAGAGAGCTCAGATACTGCAGCCCACACTGGAGATCAATGCAGG ACACGATCTGATCAAGAAGCTACAGGCACTGAAGGACTCAAACTCTGAACTGGCTGGACTGCTGCTGGAGCAG ATCTATGACAACGCCATGATTGCAGCGGGCCTCAACGACGATCCCCGCCCGATGATTTCCCGTCTGAACGATCTGCTGACTAAAGCTCTGGAGAAGCACTGA
- the LOC124073402 gene encoding MAPK regulated corepressor interacting protein 2-like has protein sequence MLLLLRLDLPPESAKLKVYRRLFVRMMYTITRGPSKLVTQRRTGPTQQLDNKINDFKHKQTSWTSPVLPAPKIVFNRLNGKKYHHPAPTLPADDQQEESFTPAHEENVKFVYEAWQEVLQQEQGPRQGPEEAQGAVHYKEATPSTQMDNFVPIDLDEWWAQRFLANIDKLS, from the exons ATGCTTCTGCTGCTCCGGCTGGACTTACCGCCCGAAAGTGCCAAACTCAAAGTTTACAGGCGGCTTTTCGTGCGCATGATGTACACAATTACAAGAGGACCAAGCAAACTGGTCACCCAGCGACGGACAG GGCCAACTCAGCAGCTTGACAACAAAATCAACGACTTCAAGCATAAGCAAACGTCCTGGACTTCGCCTGT CCTCCCTGCACCCAAGATAGTTTTCAACCGTCTCAATGGTAAGAAGTACCATCACCCTGCACCGACACTCCCTGCAGACGACCAGCAGGAAGAGAGCTTCACTCCTGCGCACGAGGAAAACGTCAAGTTTGTCTATGAAG CCTGGCAGgaggtgctgcagcaggagcagggGCCCAGGCAGGGGCCAGAGGAGGCCCAGGGAGCAGTCCACTATAAAGAAGCCACTCCCAGCACACAAATGGACA ACTTTGTCCCCATAGATCTGGACGAATGGTGGGCCCAACGTTTCCTGGCCAATATAGACAAGCTGTCCTGA